A single window of Flavobacteriales bacterium DNA harbors:
- a CDS encoding rhomboid family intramembrane serine protease: MALLDDIKFQFRTGNILMQLIYVNSGIFLLMMILRLIFFLVGSPSTYDLIEHYLSVPSSPTLLLFRPWTLITHMFVHAGFLHILFNMLWLQFGGTIFLNFLDSKKLFSTYILGGLSGALLFILAMNLFPAFSGIASVALGASAAVLAIVVAAATMAPNYLVRLVLIGPVKLKYIALVSVLLDVLMIPSGNAGGHLGHLGGALFGFIYASQLKRGNDLTVDFLKPIFWLRDHLPSRRKKKIKVVHRRAKTDAEFNEEKQTTQEQVDAILDKIKRSGYDSLSQREKEILFKAKDKL; this comes from the coding sequence ATGGCGCTATTGGATGACATAAAATTCCAGTTCAGAACGGGGAATATTCTGATGCAGTTGATCTACGTCAACAGCGGGATTTTTCTGCTGATGATGATCCTGCGCCTAATTTTCTTTCTCGTTGGAAGTCCGTCAACTTACGACCTGATAGAGCATTATCTCTCAGTTCCCTCCTCGCCTACGTTGCTGCTTTTCCGTCCGTGGACGCTGATCACGCACATGTTCGTGCATGCGGGATTCCTTCACATCCTGTTCAATATGCTTTGGCTGCAGTTCGGTGGCACCATCTTTCTCAATTTCTTGGACAGCAAAAAACTGTTCAGCACCTACATCCTCGGTGGACTTTCGGGAGCATTGCTGTTCATCTTGGCCATGAATCTGTTCCCAGCATTTTCGGGTATTGCAAGCGTGGCGCTGGGTGCTTCGGCTGCCGTATTGGCCATTGTGGTTGCTGCGGCAACGATGGCACCAAACTATTTGGTGCGCTTGGTACTTATTGGTCCTGTAAAACTGAAGTACATCGCATTGGTTTCCGTTCTGCTTGATGTACTGATGATCCCATCCGGCAATGCAGGTGGACATTTGGGGCACTTAGGCGGGGCGCTTTTCGGGTTCATCTATGCTTCGCAACTGAAAAGAGGAAATGACCTGACGGTCGATTTTCTGAAGCCGATATTCTGGCTCAGAGACCATCTTCCATCCCGCAGAAAAAAGAAGATAAAAGTGGTTCACCGAAGGGCGAAAACGGATGCTGAGTTCAATGAGGAGAAACAGACCACGCAGGAGCAGGTGGACGCAATTCTGGACAAAATCAAGCGTTCGGGCTACGACAGTCTTTCTCAGCGGGAGAAAGAGATCCTTTTCAAGGCCAAAGACAAACTATGA
- a CDS encoding ABC transporter substrate-binding protein: MASIFVRMRSHWLLLIVALFFSACGGGEKHSDKTVFRYNESKGITSLDPAQSRTMGNIWATGQLFNGLVQLDERMEVQPCIAKRWEISEDGLTYRFVLREDVKFHDHELFAEGKGRSVVAADFEYSFKRILDEKTLSPGRWIFNAVDVEKEGGFKALNDTVLEIYLSHGFPPFLGILSMQYCSVVPKEVTEALGKDFARHPVGTGPFQYWDWYEGVKLVLHRNESYFERDGSGDRLPYLDAVGISFIPDPQSIFLEFMKGNLDMLSGLEDGSYKDALITPNGHLQPEMKDRIVMQSEPFLNTEYLGFLLKDTLADGFVNVLNNKKLRQAINYGFDRVKMMRYIRNNIGSPGVHGFLPTGLPGEEFRVSGYEYNPKKAKELLAEAGYPNGEGLPEIPLYTTSQYLDLCEYIQHQLQEVGIKLTIEVNPGATHGALVANSQVPFFRKSWIADYADAENYLSLFYSKNFTPNGPNYTLFSSEAYDRLYETSLATTNDSLRYRYYAQMDSIIVAEAPVVVLFYDQVLRFVHKNISGLGSNSMNGLSLKSVRKKLN; the protein is encoded by the coding sequence ATGGCGTCTATATTTGTCCGAATGCGTTCCCATTGGCTTCTGTTGATCGTTGCTCTGTTTTTTTCTGCCTGTGGCGGAGGAGAAAAGCATTCCGATAAAACGGTTTTCCGCTACAACGAGAGCAAGGGCATCACTTCGCTCGACCCCGCGCAATCGCGCACCATGGGAAACATCTGGGCCACTGGCCAACTGTTCAATGGTCTGGTGCAGTTGGACGAACGCATGGAGGTGCAGCCGTGCATTGCCAAGCGTTGGGAGATAAGCGAAGATGGGCTCACGTATCGGTTTGTGCTTCGCGAGGATGTGAAATTCCACGACCACGAACTCTTTGCCGAAGGAAAGGGCAGGAGCGTGGTGGCCGCTGATTTCGAATACAGTTTCAAGCGCATTCTGGATGAGAAGACGCTATCGCCTGGCCGATGGATCTTCAATGCGGTGGATGTGGAAAAGGAAGGTGGTTTCAAGGCACTGAACGATACGGTGCTTGAGATCTATCTGAGCCATGGTTTCCCTCCGTTCCTGGGCATTCTGTCCATGCAATACTGCTCGGTGGTGCCCAAAGAAGTGACCGAAGCATTGGGCAAGGATTTCGCACGACATCCTGTGGGAACGGGGCCGTTCCAGTACTGGGACTGGTACGAGGGCGTGAAACTCGTTCTGCACAGGAATGAGAGCTATTTTGAGCGTGATGGTTCGGGCGATCGCCTGCCCTATTTGGATGCGGTCGGCATCTCGTTCATCCCCGATCCGCAGTCCATTTTCTTGGAGTTCATGAAAGGGAATCTCGACATGCTTTCGGGCTTGGAGGATGGCAGTTACAAGGATGCGCTCATTACGCCCAACGGACATTTGCAACCCGAAATGAAGGACAGGATCGTGATGCAATCGGAGCCGTTTCTCAATACAGAGTATTTGGGATTTTTATTGAAAGATACGCTTGCAGATGGGTTTGTTAATGTGTTGAATAATAAAAAGTTAAGGCAGGCTATAAATTATGGTTTCGACCGTGTGAAGATGATGCGGTACATCCGAAACAACATCGGTTCGCCTGGTGTGCATGGCTTTCTTCCAACAGGATTGCCCGGAGAGGAATTCCGCGTGAGCGGCTATGAGTACAACCCTAAAAAGGCAAAGGAACTGTTGGCCGAGGCGGGCTATCCGAATGGGGAAGGGTTGCCCGAGATTCCCCTTTATACCACATCGCAGTATTTGGATCTTTGCGAGTACATCCAGCATCAGTTGCAGGAGGTCGGTATCAAGCTCACCATCGAGGTGAATCCAGGAGCAACGCATGGCGCGCTGGTGGCCAATTCGCAGGTGCCGTTCTTCCGCAAATCGTGGATCGCGGATTATGCGGATGCGGAGAATTACCTGTCGCTTTTCTACTCGAAGAACTTCACGCCAAACGGGCCGAATTACACGCTCTTCTCCAGCGAGGCGTACGACCGTTTGTACGAAACTTCACTTGCCACTACCAACGACAGCCTGCGCTACCGCTACTACGCTCAAATGGACAGCATCATTGTGGCCGAGGCACCGGTTGTGGTGTTGTTCTATGATCAGGTGCTACGTTTCGTGCACAAGAACATTTCAGGTCTTGGTTCCAATTCCATGAACGGGTTGAGTTTGAAATCTGTTCGCAAAAAACTCAATTGA